A genomic stretch from Argiope bruennichi chromosome 2, qqArgBrue1.1, whole genome shotgun sequence includes:
- the LOC129962365 gene encoding uncharacterized protein LOC129962365, translating into MHFQELEWIKEYEQRSETVWRVQRTHKSIGRLNVYKGNFRCQHNVQQVSKHVKESKNTGCPAVLKITIQRISLPKHKDPLPEVIEFPAFCELLYLHNHLLDSAAVKKFRPLSNLTQKRLIELFELGHTAATARQMLQMELELQSNEDYVEAFMDSSKLPSLSVVNHLLNNEFRKIYGSRRESDIDREVEKYISSYNQQPFCKAAFSKVKNSLAIAVVTPIMKRSIDLLSNVQEMIMLDASGHMDRLNHRVYFFISPGVAGGIPIGCIITNAEETNIFREGVKLLCECFPEKCCLLQNGPLIVMTDDDLKEREVLSKIWLNSTYLLCQFHVLKAVWRCL; encoded by the exons gaatggattaaagaatatgaacaaaGATCGGAAACAGTTTGGCGTGTTCAGAGAACACATAAATCAATTGGACGCCTTAATGTTTATAAAGGTAACTTTAGATGCCAGCACAATGTGCAACAg GTATCAAAACAtgtgaaagaaagtaaaaatactggaTGCCCTGCAgttcttaaaattactattcaaag gATTTCACTGCCAAAACACAAAGATCCACTCCCAGAAGTTATAGAGTTTCCTGCATTTTGTGAGCTTCTGTACTTGCATAATCATTTGCTTGACAGTGCTGCTGTTAAAAAGTTCAGGCCATTATCAAACCTAACGCAAAAGCGTCTGATAGAATTGTTTGAATTAGGACATACTGCAGCTACTGCAAGACAGATGTTGCAAATGGAATTAGAGCTTCAGAGTAATGAAGATTATGTAGAAGCATTCATGGACAGTTCTAAGCTACCTTCATTATCTGTCGTAAATCACttgttaaataatgaatttaggaAAATCTATGGATCTCGAAGAGAAAGCGATATTGACAgggaagttgaaaaatatatttcctcataCAATCAACAGCCATTCTGTAAAGCTGctttttcaaaagtaaagaaCAGTTTGGCGATTGCTGTAGTGACGCCGATAATGAAGCGAAGTATAGATTTACTTAGCAACGTTCAAGAAATGATAATGCTTGATGCATCTGGCCACATGGACAGATTAAATCatcgtgtttatttttttatttctccaggtGTAGCTGGTGGAATACCTATTGGCTGCATTATCACAAATGCagaagaaactaatatttttcgtGAAGGAGTGAAACTTCTTTGTGAGTGTTTCCCTGAGAAATGCTGTTTATTGCAAAATGGGCCACTGATTGTAATGACAGATGATGATCTGAAGGAAAGAGAAGTTCTGAGTAAAATATGGCTGAATTCTACTTACTTACTCTGTCAGTTTCATGTGCTAAAAGCAGTGTGGCGATGCTTATGA